CCGGTCATGGCGGCGAGCATGAGATCGAGCGTCTCGGCGGCGTCGAAGACGGCCTCCTTGTCCTCCTGCATATCCTTCGAATAGGTCAGCGGCAGGCCCTTCATGACGGTGAGCAGCCCAATCAGATGGCCGTTCACGCGGCCGGTCTTGGCCCGCACCAGTTCGGCGGCGTCCGGGTTCTTTTTCTGCGGCATGATCGAGGAGCCGGTCGAGAACGAATCGGACAGCCGGACGAAGGCGAATTGCGGCGTCGACCAGATGACGATCTCTTCCGCCAGCCGCGACAGGTGGGTGGCGCAGATCGCCGCTGTCGACAGGAACTCCAGCGCGTAATCGCGGTCGGAGACGCTGTCGAGCGAGTTGCGGGTGGGCTCCCGAAAGCCGAGCGCCTTCGCGGTCATGTGCCGGTCGATCGGGAAGCCGGTGCCGGCCAGCGCGGCGGCGCCCAGCGGGCTCTCGTCCATGCGCTCGATGGCGTCGCGCACGCGGCTGAGGTCGCGCGCGAACATCTCCACGTAGGCCATGCAATGATGGCCGAAGGTCACCGGCTGCGCGGTCTGCAGATGGGTGAAACCCGGCATCACGGTTGCGGCATGCTCTTCCGCGCGGCGCAGGAACACGGCGATCAGACCCTTGAGGGCGACCGCGACGCGGTTGAACTCGTCCTTGACCCAGAGGCGGAAATCGACCGCGACCTGGTCGTTGCGCGAGCGCGCGGTGTGCAGGCGTCCGGCGGCCGGTCCGATCAGTTCGGCAAGTCGCGCCTCGACGTTCATGTGGATGTCTTCGAGGCGGGTCGAGAAGGTGAACTTGCCGTCCTCGATCTCTTTCAAAATCGTGTTCAGCCCGTGAGCGATTTTCTCTTGATCCGCCTTCGAAATGATGGAGGTTTCGGCCAGCATCTCGGCATGCGCGAGCGATCCTCTGATGTCCTGGCCGTAAAGCTTCCTGTCGAAGCCGATGGAGGCATTGATCGCTTCCATGATTGCTGACGGGCCCGCGGCGAAACGGCCACCCCACATCTGGTTGCTGGTCTTGGCGTCGCTCATCGTGGTAACCGGAAGGCTGGAGAACAAGAAGAATGGCCGACCCGAAGAAACTCTTGCCCGCCCCGAAACTGATCGTGGCAGCCGCGGTGGCAGGCATCCTGGCCGGTGCGGTGGCGGTATATGTCACCGAGCCGCGCTCTGGCAACCCGACTGCATCGGCTGGCGAGGCCGTCGTCGATGCCGGCGACAACAAGTGCGCCGCCAGGGCGGACCTTGCCAAGGCGGTGGCCGCGTCGGCAAAGGGCGATGTGGCGGCGATGCTTCCGGCCGATCCCCCGCAATCGCTGAAGACGCTGGCGTTCAACGGACCGGACGATGCGCCGATGACGCTCGCGGACCGGACCGGAAAAACCTTGCTCATCAATCTGTGGGCGACCTGGTGCGCCCCATGCCGCGAGGAGATGCCTGCCCTCGACGCACTGCAGAAGGACATGGGCGGCGACGAATTCGAGGTGGTGGCGATCAACGTCGATACCGGCGACGACACGAAGCCCAAGAAGTTCCTGGAGGAGATCAAGGTGCAGTCGCTGGCCTCCTACCGCGACAACACCATGGACATCTTCAACGAGTTGAAGACCCGCGGACTGGCGCTCGGGCTGCCCGTCACGCTCCTCATCGACGAGGACGGGTGCCTGCTGGCGAACATGAATGGACCGGCGCACTGGTCGGGGCCCGACGCCAAGGCGTTCCTGACGGCGGCGATGGGCGAGACGTCCGAAGCGCCGACTAACTAAAAGCAAGAAACGCTTTTCACCAGCCTGCAACAAATCGGTTGTCGGGCTGTCATATTCCGCCGATACTCCCGTTCGCGAACCTACCTCGCCAATGAATAAACGGGAGAAAACGATGAAATTCCAGGGCTTTGCGGTCGGTATGGCTGCGACCTTCACCTTGCTCTCGGCGTCTGCGTCCTATGCGGCAACCGAGATTTCATGGTGGCATGCGATGACCGGCGCCAACAACGAGGTCGTTGAGCAGCTTTCGAAGGAATTCAACGAAAGCCAGAGCGACTACAAGATCACGCCTGTCTTCAAGGGCACCTATCCCGAGACGCTCAACGCCGGCATCGCCGCCTTCCGCGCGGGCCAGGCTCCGCACATCATGCAGGTCTTCGACGCCGGCACCGGCACCATGATGGCCGCGGAGCAGGCGATCAAGCCGGTGGCCGACGTGATCTCCATGGGCGGCTCCGCCTTCGACAAGAGCCAGTACCTGTCGGGCATCGTCGCCTATTACTCCAAGCCCGACGGC
This portion of the Mesorhizobium shangrilense genome encodes:
- the argH gene encoding argininosuccinate lyase yields the protein MSDAKTSNQMWGGRFAAGPSAIMEAINASIGFDRKLYGQDIRGSLAHAEMLAETSIISKADQEKIAHGLNTILKEIEDGKFTFSTRLEDIHMNVEARLAELIGPAAGRLHTARSRNDQVAVDFRLWVKDEFNRVAVALKGLIAVFLRRAEEHAATVMPGFTHLQTAQPVTFGHHCMAYVEMFARDLSRVRDAIERMDESPLGAAALAGTGFPIDRHMTAKALGFREPTRNSLDSVSDRDYALEFLSTAAICATHLSRLAEEIVIWSTPQFAFVRLSDSFSTGSSIMPQKKNPDAAELVRAKTGRVNGHLIGLLTVMKGLPLTYSKDMQEDKEAVFDAAETLDLMLAAMTGMVGDMTVNEPAMKKAAGSGYSTATDLADWLVRTLGLPFREAHHVTGRAVALAEQKKVGLEKLSLDDLKSIHDGITDDVFSVLAVQNSVKSRKSFGGTAPAEVRRQIRYWQKRLAKA
- the tlpA gene encoding thiol:disulfide interchange protein TlpA: MADPKKLLPAPKLIVAAAVAGILAGAVAVYVTEPRSGNPTASAGEAVVDAGDNKCAARADLAKAVAASAKGDVAAMLPADPPQSLKTLAFNGPDDAPMTLADRTGKTLLINLWATWCAPCREEMPALDALQKDMGGDEFEVVAINVDTGDDTKPKKFLEEIKVQSLASYRDNTMDIFNELKTRGLALGLPVTLLIDEDGCLLANMNGPAHWSGPDAKAFLTAAMGETSEAPTN